From a single Ignavibacteria bacterium genomic region:
- a CDS encoding efflux RND transporter permease subunit codes for MKLADVSIKRPVFATMMIFALVVLGLFALTRLNIDLYPDVDIPVVVVTTVLPGAGPEQIESDVTKLIEDAINPVAGVDHISSTSQEGVSIIVTQFKLEVDGKQAAQEVREKIAAIRSTLPQDIKEPIIQRYDPASQPILTLTVAGQRSEKELTTFTKDVIKKRLENVPGVGSVDLIGGAEREIHIDVDLERLKAYALSINDVVQAVGASNVEIPGGNLDQGTRQLLLRTMGKFQNIEDFGKIIIVSKSGGIVRLNEVAQISDAAVERTSLSRYNGKPAVGLNIMKQSGANTVQVADEVQKELKILQGDIPQDVKVSVAEDYSTFIRDSVNDVLFDLFYGGLLAVIVVYLFLANMRSTIISAIALPTSIITTFMVMYMLNFTLNMMSLLALSLAVGLLIDDAIVVIENIYRHLDQGETPMEAAKSATSEIGLAVLATTFTIVAVFVPVAFMPGIVGRFFYQFGITVSVAVLVSLFVAFTLTPMLSSRWLKKEDEHLSKSGNPLHKMLYYFNHSFEWLNGKYRSTLAWSLKHRLMVVLGSIAVFIFSIFMMRFLGTAFFPDTDRGEFTIQVNAAAGTSIEQTDKMCRIIEEKLHGVKEVTNLLTTVGGNNIPVNKASILVKLTKKGERQRSQDEIISSLRSELVNFPGANLNFAVQGGPGGQEKPVTLSVRGAEINKINSIAENVKSIVHSTPGAVDIESSLEASKPEVRVRIDRDKASDLGVNVMSVASSVRSMVDGYVATKYQEGNEQYDVRVRLKEENRKSISDIENLSIMSNKTGPKSEKINVRLGDVADVFEGVGPSKINRYDRQREIRVDANVSGRLMGEVLGDAMKKTSKIPLPAGYTISVVGQGQQQAESFLNILISLALAIVFVYIVLAMQFESFVYPFSIMLSLPMAIVGAIMALIIFNSALSVMSMIGIIMLMGLVTKNAILLIDFTNTLRERGLSRTEALLQAGPTRLRPILMTTLAMIFGMVPVALGLGEGSEFRSPMGQAVIGGLITSTMLTLLVVPVVYTIIDDLSIRKAFGWVYKLFPFLRRREKLEVEPNPASFEK; via the coding sequence ATGAAACTTGCTGATGTATCAATAAAGCGTCCCGTATTTGCTACGATGATGATTTTTGCTCTCGTGGTGCTTGGGCTTTTTGCTCTGACGAGGCTTAATATTGACCTTTATCCGGACGTTGATATACCTGTAGTTGTTGTAACAACAGTTCTTCCGGGTGCAGGTCCTGAGCAGATAGAGTCGGACGTTACGAAACTTATAGAGGATGCAATAAATCCTGTTGCGGGCGTGGATCATATATCATCAACCTCACAGGAAGGTGTGTCAATTATAGTCACGCAGTTCAAACTGGAAGTAGATGGAAAACAGGCCGCACAGGAAGTGCGCGAAAAAATAGCTGCAATCAGGAGCACTCTTCCGCAGGACATAAAGGAACCTATTATTCAGAGGTATGACCCTGCAAGCCAGCCGATACTTACCCTTACAGTTGCAGGACAGCGTTCTGAAAAAGAGCTTACTACGTTTACAAAAGACGTTATAAAGAAGCGTCTTGAGAACGTGCCGGGCGTAGGTTCTGTCGATCTGATAGGCGGCGCCGAGAGGGAAATACATATTGATGTTGACCTTGAAAGGCTTAAAGCCTATGCGCTTTCAATTAATGACGTTGTTCAGGCCGTCGGCGCCTCAAACGTGGAGATCCCGGGTGGTAACCTCGACCAGGGTACGCGCCAGTTACTTTTGCGCACGATGGGAAAATTCCAGAACATTGAAGACTTTGGGAAAATTATCATTGTTTCGAAGTCGGGCGGTATTGTAAGGCTTAACGAAGTTGCACAGATCAGTGATGCCGCTGTTGAAAGAACGAGCCTCTCCAGGTATAACGGAAAGCCTGCCGTTGGTCTTAACATCATGAAGCAGTCGGGAGCCAACACGGTACAGGTTGCCGATGAGGTCCAGAAGGAGCTCAAAATACTCCAAGGGGATATTCCGCAGGACGTAAAGGTTTCGGTTGCAGAGGATTATTCAACATTCATACGTGACTCTGTAAACGACGTGCTCTTTGACCTTTTCTACGGCGGTCTATTGGCAGTTATAGTGGTTTACCTCTTCCTTGCCAACATGAGAAGCACGATTATTAGCGCCATAGCGCTTCCGACATCCATCATAACAACGTTTATGGTGATGTACATGCTGAACTTTACGCTTAACATGATGTCGCTTCTGGCACTTTCGCTTGCAGTAGGTTTGTTGATCGATGACGCCATAGTGGTTATTGAAAACATATACCGGCATCTTGATCAGGGCGAGACCCCGATGGAGGCGGCAAAGTCGGCTACAAGTGAAATCGGCCTTGCGGTGCTTGCAACGACGTTCACTATAGTTGCGGTATTCGTGCCTGTAGCGTTCATGCCTGGAATAGTAGGAAGATTTTTCTACCAGTTCGGTATCACGGTTTCAGTTGCCGTGCTTGTGTCGCTTTTTGTGGCTTTTACGCTGACGCCTATGCTTTCATCGCGCTGGCTGAAGAAAGAAGACGAGCATTTATCGAAATCGGGCAACCCGCTGCATAAAATGCTTTATTACTTCAATCATTCATTTGAATGGCTGAACGGCAAATACCGTTCAACACTGGCCTGGTCGTTAAAGCACCGTCTGATGGTAGTGCTGGGTTCAATTGCGGTATTTATCTTCAGCATATTCATGATGCGGTTTTTAGGTACGGCATTCTTCCCTGATACAGACAGGGGTGAATTTACGATACAGGTCAACGCCGCGGCCGGAACATCGATTGAGCAGACGGACAAAATGTGCCGCATTATTGAGGAGAAGCTTCACGGCGTAAAAGAGGTGACAAACCTTCTTACAACCGTAGGCGGCAACAATATTCCGGTAAACAAGGCGTCCATTCTGGTAAAGCTGACCAAGAAAGGCGAGCGCCAGAGGAGCCAGGATGAGATCATAAGCAGCCTGAGAAGCGAGCTGGTAAACTTCCCCGGAGCAAATCTGAACTTTGCGGTTCAGGGAGGTCCCGGAGGGCAGGAGAAGCCCGTTACATTAAGCGTCAGGGGTGCTGAAATAAATAAAATCAACAGCATTGCTGAAAATGTTAAAAGTATTGTTCATTCCACTCCGGGCGCGGTGGATATTGAATCTTCGCTTGAGGCTTCAAAGCCAGAGGTGAGGGTCAGGATTGACCGCGACAAGGCATCGGATCTTGGAGTTAATGTAATGTCAGTTGCTTCTTCAGTGCGTTCGATGGTTGACGGATACGTTGCCACAAAGTACCAGGAAGGTAACGAGCAGTACGACGTAAGAGTGCGCCTGAAGGAAGAAAACCGCAAGTCGATCAGCGATATCGAGAACCTCTCAATCATGAGCAATAAAACGGGTCCAAAGAGCGAAAAGATCAATGTGCGCCTGGGCGATGTGGCAGATGTTTTTGAAGGAGTAGGTCCTTCGAAGATCAACCGCTACGACCGCCAGAGGGAGATCCGTGTTGATGCAAACGTGTCCGGAAGGCTTATGGGCGAGGTTTTAGGAGACGCAATGAAAAAGACGAGCAAGATCCCTCTTCCTGCGGGTTATACAATTTCTGTAGTAGGACAGGGGCAGCAGCAGGCGGAGTCATTCTTAAACATTCTTATATCGCTTGCACTTGCAATTGTGTTTGTTTACATCGTGCTTGCAATGCAGTTTGAAAGCTTTGTCTACCCGTTCTCGATCATGCTTTCGCTTCCTATGGCTATTGTAGGAGCGATCATGGCGCTCATTATATTTAACAGCGCGCTTTCAGTAATGTCGATGATCGGTATAATCATGCTGATGGGTCTTGTGACCAAAAACGCAATTCTGCTTATAGATTTTACAAATACGCTGCGTGAGAGAGGTCTTTCAAGGACGGAAGCACTTCTTCAGGCAGGTCCTACAAGGCTTCGTCCGATTCTTATGACCACGCTGGCCATGATTTTCGGTATGGTGCCTGTAGCGCTCGGTTTAGGTGAAGGAAGCGAGTTCCGCTCGCCCATGGGGCAGGCAGTAATTGGTGGTCTTATCACCTCCACAATGCTGACGCTGCTTGTTGTGCCGGTTGTATATACAATTATAGACGACTTATCGATAAGGAAGGCTTTCGGATGGGTATATAAGCTCTTCCCATTCCTCAGGCGCAGGGAAAAATTAGAGGTTGAACCTAACCCTGCATCTTTCGAAAAATAG
- a CDS encoding DUF4870 domain-containing protein, protein METVENAEHVGNEALDKDTKLWGMLCHLSALLMFVIPFGNIIGALVVWMLKKDVSPFVNDQGKESLNFQISMTIYIFAAFVLMLVAIGIVLMVILGILELILIIVASVQANDGKAYRYPLTVRFIK, encoded by the coding sequence ATGGAAACCGTAGAAAATGCAGAACATGTGGGAAATGAAGCACTGGATAAGGATACTAAGCTCTGGGGTATGCTCTGCCACCTGTCAGCCCTTCTGATGTTTGTTATCCCCTTTGGAAATATTATCGGGGCGCTGGTCGTCTGGATGCTCAAGAAAGATGTTTCCCCTTTTGTGAACGATCAGGGCAAGGAATCGCTGAACTTCCAGATTTCCATGACAATTTATATCTTTGCCGCTTTTGTTTTAATGCTTGTGGCAATAGGCATAGTGCTGATGGTAATTCTGGGTATTCTTGAGCTGATACTGATCATAGTTGCCTCAGTTCAGGCTAACGATGGTAAAGCCTACAGGTATCCTTTAACTGTGAGGTTTATAAAATAA
- a CDS encoding aminotransferase class V-fold PLP-dependent enzyme, translated as MDSTQKPGSTVPGQESVSVKGSDSIDELIKLEESFNLHDRIFGIDRRVPLLDGRCIPYVNLDNGASTPPLVEVMKALEEFMPYYSSVHRGTGFKSRLSTAAYDKAHEIIGHFVGADLSTNTVIFGKNTTEVLNKLSYRLEIPKDKVVITTRLEHHSNDLPWRDRANVVHVKATPEGRFDEEDFDRLLEEYKGRIGLVTVTGASNVTGFIQPIHRLARKAHAAGSRILIDAAQLAPHRKIDMKADDDAEHLDFIVLAGHKMYAPFGTGALVGPKEVFLKGKPEYSGGGTVNVVTQDEVYWGGTPDRDEAGSPNVPGAVAMAAAAKALLKIGMDNVAEHERVLTAYCLERLRSIPGVTVYGETDPARAEEKVGVIPFNLEGVPHFLLSAILGYEGGIGVRSGCFCAHPYVVHLLNLSDKEAEDWRTQLLAGDKSNMPGMVRISFGCYNTMEDVDKLIEMVEKISRGEYQGKYRLVKKSGEYIPENYEDIFEPYFSLGEEA; from the coding sequence ATGGACAGCACTCAGAAACCCGGCTCAACGGTGCCCGGCCAGGAATCGGTATCCGTCAAAGGATCAGATTCAATTGACGAGCTCATTAAACTTGAAGAATCTTTTAACCTGCATGACCGTATTTTCGGAATTGACCGCAGGGTCCCTCTTTTAGACGGCCGCTGCATACCTTATGTAAATCTGGATAATGGAGCAAGCACTCCCCCGTTAGTTGAGGTAATGAAGGCCCTTGAGGAGTTCATGCCTTACTATTCCAGCGTTCACAGGGGTACGGGATTCAAAAGCCGCCTCAGCACGGCAGCCTACGATAAAGCTCATGAAATCATCGGGCACTTTGTGGGCGCAGATCTCAGTACAAACACAGTTATTTTCGGCAAGAACACTACCGAGGTATTAAACAAACTTTCATACCGCCTTGAAATCCCGAAAGACAAGGTGGTTATAACAACGCGCCTTGAGCACCATTCGAATGACCTTCCGTGGCGCGACCGTGCAAATGTGGTTCACGTAAAGGCTACACCGGAAGGAAGATTTGATGAAGAGGATTTTGACCGCCTTCTGGAAGAGTATAAAGGGCGCATAGGGCTTGTAACCGTAACCGGGGCATCGAACGTAACGGGATTCATCCAGCCGATTCACCGCCTGGCCCGCAAGGCCCATGCCGCAGGCTCCAGGATCCTGATAGATGCCGCTCAGCTAGCCCCGCACCGCAAGATAGATATGAAAGCCGACGATGATGCCGAACACCTGGATTTTATTGTGCTTGCAGGACATAAAATGTACGCTCCCTTTGGAACGGGTGCTTTAGTAGGTCCCAAGGAAGTATTCTTAAAAGGAAAGCCTGAATACTCGGGCGGCGGCACGGTTAACGTTGTTACGCAGGATGAGGTATACTGGGGCGGCACCCCGGACCGTGATGAAGCAGGAAGCCCTAACGTTCCGGGTGCAGTTGCCATGGCTGCCGCGGCAAAGGCTTTGCTTAAGATCGGAATGGATAATGTTGCAGAGCACGAAAGGGTGCTTACAGCTTACTGCCTGGAGCGCCTGAGGTCAATTCCCGGCGTAACTGTTTACGGCGAGACCGATCCGGCCAGGGCAGAAGAAAAAGTCGGCGTTATTCCATTTAACCTTGAAGGCGTTCCGCACTTCCTTTTGTCCGCAATTTTAGGCTACGAAGGGGGCATTGGCGTAAGAAGCGGGTGCTTCTGTGCGCATCCGTATGTGGTGCATCTTCTGAATTTAAGCGACAAGGAAGCCGAGGACTGGAGAACACAGCTCCTTGCGGGCGACAAGTCGAACATGCCCGGCATGGTGAGGATCAGCTTCGGGTGCTACAATACAATGGAAGACGTGGATAAACTGATAGAAATGGTTGAAAAGATTTCGCGCGGTGAATACCAGGGCAAGTACCGCCTGGTGAAGAAAAGCGGCGAATACATTCCCGAAAACTATGAGGACATTTTTGAGCCCTATTTCTCACTCGGCGAAGAGGCTTAA
- a CDS encoding polyhydroxyalkanoic acid synthase, translated as MSKMKVSVPHNLGEGEAVRRVSSLIQELKNQFGSQVTDVRESWNGNRGVFSFRAMGMAVDGELSVHPSKVEVEGNLPLAALPFKGTIESTIRNKLENLLS; from the coding sequence ATGTCCAAGATGAAAGTAAGTGTTCCGCACAATCTGGGTGAAGGTGAAGCCGTAAGAAGGGTAAGCAGCCTTATTCAGGAGCTTAAGAACCAGTTCGGCAGCCAGGTGACTGACGTAAGAGAGAGCTGGAACGGGAACCGAGGGGTTTTCTCATTCCGTGCCATGGGAATGGCTGTTGACGGTGAGCTGTCGGTGCACCCTTCAAAAGTTGAAGTGGAAGGAAATCTTCCCCTGGCGGCCCTGCCGTTCAAGGGCACAATTGAAAGTACAATAAGGAACAAGCTTGAGAATCTCTTAAGCTGA
- a CDS encoding FRG domain-containing protein: MKTKNDITVNNWLELQKLLFENSWDENIMRYRSPYAFRGLSDRDYDLKTSLMRLGGKYEDMERHLLRNFRKYAPKGTLESDLIWDWLAVAQHHGLPTRLLDWTYSPYIALHFVTDDLRKYEEDGAIWCMDYMRSNELLPGPLRSILRQESSLVFTGEMLESVCKGLSELERLKSSADEFVVFLEPPSFDERIINQYALFSFMSSARSVLNEWLENHPELFFRIIIPAKLKWEIRDKLDEVNITERVLFPGLDGLSAWLRRYYRPPR, from the coding sequence ATGAAGACAAAAAACGACATTACTGTAAATAACTGGCTTGAGCTGCAGAAGCTTTTATTCGAGAACTCCTGGGATGAAAACATAATGCGCTACCGCTCCCCTTATGCATTCAGGGGGCTTTCAGACAGGGACTATGACCTTAAGACCAGCCTAATGAGGCTTGGGGGCAAGTACGAGGATATGGAACGCCACCTGCTTAGAAATTTCAGGAAATATGCCCCTAAAGGCACTCTGGAAAGCGATCTGATCTGGGACTGGCTTGCCGTGGCCCAGCACCACGGGCTTCCGACAAGGCTTTTGGACTGGACCTACTCGCCATATATAGCACTGCATTTTGTTACAGATGACCTTAGAAAGTATGAAGAAGACGGCGCCATATGGTGCATGGATTACATGAGGTCCAATGAGCTCCTTCCGGGTCCATTAAGGAGTATACTGAGGCAGGAGAGTTCACTTGTCTTTACGGGCGAGATGCTTGAAAGCGTCTGCAAGGGGCTGTCTGAACTGGAAAGGCTAAAAAGCTCGGCTGATGAATTTGTGGTTTTTCTGGAGCCCCCATCCTTTGACGAACGCATAATAAACCAGTACGCCCTGTTTTCCTTTATGTCGAGCGCCAGGAGCGTACTTAATGAGTGGCTGGAGAACCATCCGGAGCTATTCTTCCGCATCATAATTCCTGCAAAGCTCAAGTGGGAGATCAGGGATAAGCTGGATGAGGTAAATATAACAGAAAGGGTCCTCTTCCCGGGCCTTGACGGGCTGAGCGCCTGGCTGAGAAGATATTACAGACCTCCAAGATAA
- the serA gene encoding phosphoglycerate dehydrogenase, whose protein sequence is MKALLLENIHPCANEVLKKRGVEVETHKGSLSEDELIEALQGVSLLGIRSRTYLTKKVFENAPDLLAAGAYCIGTNQIDLDSASKKGVAVFNAPYSNTRSVAEIVIAEIIILIRRLHDKIVKAHEGIWDKSAENAREVRGKKLGIIGYGNIGSQVSMLAEAMGMDVYYYDVVDKLTIGNATRMSFLEDMLRIVDVVTVHVDGNPANRNLIGEKEFEIMKDGVILLNLSRGFVVDVEALKENILSGKVAGASLDVFPEEPKDANERFVSPLQHLPNVLLTPHIGGSTEEAQYNIGEFVSSKLLEYVYTGSTFTSVNFPKIQLPSISDVQRLLHVHENVPGVLSQINAIFARNDVNVVSQYLRTNEKIGYVIADVDTKYKDSLFDDLKQVVRTIKVRIL, encoded by the coding sequence ATGAAAGCTTTATTACTTGAAAATATACATCCCTGTGCAAATGAGGTTCTGAAGAAAAGAGGTGTGGAAGTTGAAACCCACAAAGGGAGCCTTTCTGAAGACGAGCTGATTGAGGCGCTTCAGGGGGTTTCACTGCTCGGAATCCGCTCGAGAACCTATTTAACCAAAAAAGTATTTGAAAATGCACCCGATCTTCTGGCCGCCGGGGCCTATTGCATCGGCACCAACCAGATTGACCTTGACTCGGCCTCCAAAAAAGGCGTTGCGGTTTTTAACGCTCCTTACAGCAACACGCGCAGCGTGGCTGAAATAGTCATTGCTGAAATCATAATACTGATACGCCGCCTGCACGACAAGATCGTAAAGGCCCACGAGGGGATATGGGATAAGTCGGCTGAAAACGCCCGCGAGGTAAGAGGCAAAAAGCTCGGAATTATAGGCTACGGGAACATAGGAAGCCAGGTTTCAATGCTTGCCGAGGCGATGGGAATGGATGTTTACTACTATGACGTGGTTGATAAGCTGACAATCGGAAACGCAACTAGGATGTCTTTTCTTGAGGATATGCTGAGAATTGTGGACGTGGTTACAGTGCACGTGGACGGCAACCCGGCAAACAGGAACCTTATAGGCGAAAAAGAATTTGAAATCATGAAAGACGGGGTCATACTGCTTAACTTAAGCCGCGGCTTTGTTGTGGATGTGGAAGCCCTGAAGGAAAATATTTTAAGCGGTAAAGTTGCCGGAGCCTCACTGGACGTCTTCCCGGAAGAGCCGAAAGACGCCAACGAAAGGTTTGTTTCCCCATTGCAGCACCTGCCTAATGTTCTTCTGACTCCTCATATTGGCGGAAGCACCGAGGAGGCACAGTATAACATAGGGGAATTTGTCTCCAGCAAACTTCTTGAATATGTTTACACCGGGAGCACCTTTACGAGCGTCAACTTCCCGAAAATTCAGCTGCCCTCTATCAGCGATGTACAGAGGCTGCTGCACGTTCATGAGAACGTTCCGGGCGTACTGTCGCAGATTAACGCCATTTTTGCGCGCAACGACGTTAACGTGGTCTCGCAGTACTTAAGGACCAACGAGAAGATAGGTTACGTTATTGCAGACGTGGATACAAAGTACAAAGATTCGCTCTTTGATGACCTGAAGCAGGTTGTACGCACAATTAAAGTAAGAATACTCTAA
- a CDS encoding methylated-DNA--[protein]-cysteine S-methyltransferase: MPEAYYKSPFGWLKLKAGDEALNAIEFIEGGGYTSGSDHPVLKETLRQLDEYFKSERKTFDLKLEPEGTPFQKRVWNELLKIPFGSTITYLELARRLGDEKVIRAAGTANGRNPIPVVIPCHRVIGSSGKLVGYAGGLQIKEWLLRHEGSFMELF, encoded by the coding sequence ATGCCTGAAGCATATTACAAATCCCCTTTCGGATGGCTTAAGCTTAAGGCCGGTGATGAGGCTCTTAATGCAATTGAGTTCATAGAGGGAGGCGGGTATACTTCAGGCAGTGACCATCCGGTCTTAAAGGAAACCCTACGGCAGCTTGATGAATATTTTAAGTCTGAAAGGAAAACTTTTGATCTAAAACTTGAGCCTGAAGGCACGCCTTTTCAGAAGAGGGTCTGGAATGAGCTCCTTAAAATTCCTTTCGGCAGCACAATAACGTATCTTGAACTTGCCCGGCGCCTGGGTGATGAAAAAGTTATACGGGCAGCCGGTACGGCAAACGGGAGAAATCCCATTCCGGTTGTTATCCCCTGCCACCGTGTAATCGGCAGCAGCGGCAAGCTGGTCGGCTATGCGGGCGGGCTTCAAATAAAAGAGTGGCTCCTCAGGCACGAAGGGAGTTTTATGGAATTATTCTGA
- a CDS encoding ATP phosphoribosyltransferase, translated as MENGNLKLAIQKKGRLSEKSLELMKLCGLDIENYSDRLIVSAKNHKLDLLFLRDDDIPEYVQDGVADIGIVGEDVVYEKQANITVSEKLGFGKCKLMIAAPQNGLPKTLEDINGKTIATSYPNILKLFLSANNLQAKIIEISGSVEIAPSLGVADLICDIVSTGNTLMMNKLAKSFNVFDSEAVLISNNALKKNEEKYAILQDLIGRMRSVLSAKKSKYLMMNIPKDSLERISEIIPSLKSPTVLHLADEASLAVHAVIPADRFWSIVNDLKDAGATGILLLPIENMIF; from the coding sequence ATGGAAAACGGGAACTTAAAGCTGGCTATTCAAAAGAAAGGAAGACTTTCTGAAAAATCGCTCGAACTGATGAAACTTTGCGGGCTGGATATAGAAAACTATTCTGACAGGCTTATCGTCTCTGCCAAGAACCACAAGCTGGATCTTTTATTCTTAAGGGATGATGACATACCTGAGTATGTTCAGGACGGCGTTGCGGATATTGGCATTGTAGGCGAGGATGTGGTTTATGAAAAACAGGCAAATATTACGGTAAGCGAAAAGCTGGGCTTCGGAAAATGCAAGCTCATGATTGCCGCACCGCAAAACGGGCTTCCCAAAACGCTCGAAGACATTAACGGCAAGACCATCGCAACCTCTTACCCCAACATCTTAAAACTCTTCCTCAGCGCAAATAACCTCCAGGCTAAAATAATTGAAATCAGCGGATCTGTTGAAATTGCCCCCTCGCTCGGCGTGGCAGACCTTATATGCGACATCGTCTCAACGGGCAACACGCTCATGATGAATAAGCTCGCGAAGTCGTTTAACGTTTTTGACTCGGAAGCAGTTTTAATTTCCAACAACGCCCTTAAGAAAAATGAGGAGAAGTATGCAATTCTTCAGGACCTGATAGGCAGAATGAGAAGCGTGCTCTCGGCAAAGAAATCGAAGTATCTTATGATGAATATACCGAAGGATTCTCTTGAAAGGATTTCAGAAATTATTCCTTCGCTTAAAAGCCCCACTGTGCTTCACCTTGCAGACGAGGCTTCACTTGCCGTTCATGCCGTAATTCCGGCAGACCGCTTCTGGAGCATTGTTAACGACCTTAAGGATGCAGGAGCAACGGGAATCCTTCTTCTGCCGATTGAAAATATGATATTCTGA